In the Flavobacterium sp. J372 genome, one interval contains:
- a CDS encoding 4Fe-4S dicluster domain-containing protein gives MAIVITDECINCGACEPECPNTAIYEGADDWRYKDGTKLRGRIVLPTGEEIDAEEPHTPISDDIYYIVPDKCTECKGFHDEPQCAAVCPVDCCVPDENHVESEETLLNRQAFLHGDE, from the coding sequence ATGGCTATCGTTATAACAGATGAATGTATAAACTGCGGGGCATGCGAACCTGAATGTCCTAATACTGCGATATATGAGGGCGCTGATGACTGGCGCTACAAAGACGGAACCAAACTTCGCGGAAGGATTGTTTTACCGACAGGCGAGGAGATTGATGCTGAAGAGCCTCATACGCCGATATCAGACGATATATACTACATCGTACCTGATAAATGTACTGAATGTAAGGGTTTCCATGATGAGCCGCAGTGTGCTGCAGTATGCCCGGTAGACTGCTGTGTGCCTGACGAAAATCACGTGGAAAGCGAAGAAACGCTGCTTAATCGCCAGGCGTTTTTACATGGCGATGAGTAA
- a CDS encoding acyl-CoA reductase, translating into MTLAARKAAFAELGRFLSQFHENGSVEDAIVKNNSPFFEDFLQLIQLSQSHNRWFTPEQVYFAIESWAEALTPQNLDKWLSAYDTENVHPKKVGLILAGNIPLVGFHDFLSVLITGHKVLVKTSSNDQHLLPFLAKYLITIEPKFADYITFIEGKLEGFDAVIATGSNNTARYFEYYFKDKPAIIRKNRNSVAVLTGDETKEELEALGEDIFRYFGLGCRNVSKLFVPEGYDFTKFFEAMYKYKDVIAYEKYANNYDYNKAVFLMSNFKILDNGFLTIKEDTGYGSPISSVFYEYYNDKVALKNRLEADTNQLQCVVSQLNIPNKIAFGEAQHPRLWDYADNVDTISFLLKI; encoded by the coding sequence ATGACTTTAGCAGCACGTAAAGCAGCATTCGCAGAACTTGGCAGGTTTTTATCGCAGTTTCATGAAAATGGAAGTGTGGAAGATGCAATTGTAAAAAATAATTCACCCTTTTTTGAAGACTTTTTACAACTTATACAATTGTCGCAGTCACACAATCGCTGGTTTACGCCTGAACAGGTTTATTTTGCGATTGAATCATGGGCTGAAGCGCTCACTCCTCAAAATCTTGATAAATGGCTATCAGCCTATGATACAGAGAATGTTCATCCTAAAAAAGTAGGCCTTATACTGGCAGGGAATATCCCGCTTGTAGGGTTTCATGATTTTTTGAGTGTATTGATCACAGGCCATAAAGTTTTGGTGAAAACATCATCAAACGACCAGCACCTCTTGCCATTCCTGGCAAAATACCTCATCACAATTGAACCGAAATTTGCTGACTATATTACATTTATTGAAGGAAAGCTTGAAGGCTTTGATGCCGTTATTGCAACAGGCAGCAACAATACCGCCCGCTATTTTGAATACTATTTTAAAGACAAGCCGGCTATCATCCGTAAGAACCGTAACTCGGTAGCAGTGCTCACAGGCGATGAAACCAAAGAAGAGCTTGAAGCGCTGGGCGAAGACATTTTCAGGTATTTTGGCTTAGGCTGCCGTAATGTATCAAAGCTGTTTGTGCCTGAAGGCTATGACTTTACAAAGTTTTTTGAAGCGATGTATAAATACAAAGATGTTATTGCTTATGAGAAATATGCTAATAACTATGATTATAACAAAGCGGTTTTCCTGATGAGTAATTTCAAAATTCTCGACAATGGCTTTTTGACGATTAAGGAAGATACCGGCTATGGATCACCCATATCGAGTGTTTTTTACGAGTACTACAACGATAAAGTTGCTTTAAAAAACAGGCTTGAAGCGGACACTAATCAATTGCAATGTGTTGTAAGTCAACTTAATATACCTAATAAAATAGCTTTTGGCGAAGCTCAGCATCCACGGCTTTGGGACTATGCCGATAATGTGGATACAATTTCATTTTTGCTAAAAATATAG
- a CDS encoding D-2-hydroxyacid dehydrogenase — protein sequence MKILANDGISKSGIAALETAGFEVITTKVAQEQVANYINANNISVILVRSATKVRKDIIDACPGLKIIGRGGVGMDNIDVDYAREKGIHVINTPASSSDSVAELVFAHLFTGVRFLYDANRNMPLEGDTNFEGLKKAYANGIELRGKTLGIIGFGKIGRSVARIALGLGMRVIASDKFVGNADIRVDFYNGQFINVEIITEPIEDIFRHADFITLHVPAQDGYVIGEAELMAMKDGVGIINASRGGIINEVALIDALEGGKVAFAGLDVFEDEPKPAVQVLMHPKISLTPHIGAATLEAQDRIGTELAEQIISLLKTENT from the coding sequence ATGAAAATATTAGCAAATGACGGTATTTCAAAAAGTGGTATAGCTGCACTTGAAACAGCCGGTTTTGAAGTCATAACAACAAAAGTAGCGCAGGAACAGGTGGCTAATTACATCAACGCCAATAACATCAGCGTGATACTGGTGCGCAGTGCTACAAAAGTCCGCAAAGATATTATAGATGCATGTCCGGGACTGAAAATTATTGGCCGCGGTGGTGTAGGCATGGATAATATTGATGTTGACTATGCCCGCGAAAAAGGCATCCACGTGATAAACACTCCGGCTTCATCATCAGATTCTGTTGCGGAGCTTGTGTTTGCGCATTTATTTACCGGAGTACGTTTTCTATATGATGCTAACAGGAATATGCCGCTTGAAGGCGATACTAATTTTGAAGGCTTAAAGAAGGCTTATGCTAATGGTATTGAGCTTCGTGGCAAAACTCTTGGCATTATTGGTTTTGGTAAAATAGGCCGCTCGGTAGCAAGAATTGCTTTAGGCCTTGGCATGCGTGTTATAGCGAGCGACAAGTTTGTAGGCAATGCCGATATACGGGTTGATTTCTACAATGGCCAGTTCATTAATGTTGAGATAATCACTGAGCCTATTGAAGATATATTTAGGCATGCTGATTTTATAACACTGCATGTACCGGCACAGGACGGCTATGTGATTGGTGAAGCAGAACTTATGGCAATGAAAGACGGTGTGGGCATAATCAATGCATCACGCGGTGGCATTATTAATGAAGTTGCCCTGATTGATGCACTTGAAGGCGGTAAAGTTGCATTTGCAGGGCTTGATGTTTTTGAAGATGAGCCAAAACCGGCAGTGCAGGTGTTGATGCACCCAAAAATTTCTCTTACACCACACATTGGCGCTGCTACGCTTGAAGCGCAGGACAGGATAGGTACAGAACTTGCCGAGCAGATAATAAGCCTGCTAAAAACTGAGAATACTTAA
- a CDS encoding nuclear transport factor 2 family protein codes for MTESNKQILQRANEAIARGDYEGFLAECTEDTKWEFLGDRTLQGKEAVRQYMAEVYNEPPKFKVNQLIAEGNYVTAIGQITLKNENGQIVDYDYCDVWRFTNGKMAELKAFVIERK; via the coding sequence ATGACGGAAAGTAATAAGCAAATACTGCAACGGGCAAATGAAGCTATTGCACGTGGTGATTATGAAGGTTTCCTGGCAGAATGTACCGAAGATACAAAATGGGAATTTTTAGGAGACCGCACATTGCAGGGTAAAGAAGCGGTAAGGCAATATATGGCAGAAGTTTACAATGAGCCACCGAAATTTAAAGTTAATCAATTAATTGCTGAAGGTAACTATGTAACTGCCATTGGCCAGATAACATTAAAAAATGAAAACGGCCAGATAGTTGACTACGATTATTGTGATGTCTGGCGATTCACGAACGGTAAAATGGCCGAGTTAAAGGCTTTTGTAATTGAAAGAAAATAG
- a CDS encoding DUF6146 family protein — MVKWLPNGGDTVRIANDELEYEILIIDPGFDGWLARAKPRGFYEQHYLENKNIRWVTEWNNRFNQNNRFYDMRIEYSPNINYGYEVNYMLYNYLVYFQQKTGQRLGGNVPEF, encoded by the coding sequence ATGGTGAAGTGGCTGCCAAACGGGGGTGATACTGTACGCATAGCCAATGATGAGCTTGAATACGAAATACTTATTATAGATCCGGGTTTTGACGGATGGCTTGCCCGGGCAAAACCAAGAGGATTTTATGAACAGCATTATCTTGAAAATAAGAACATACGATGGGTGACAGAGTGGAATAACCGCTTCAACCAGAATAACCGTTTTTATGATATGCGTATAGAATACAGCCCAAATATAAATTATGGTTATGAAGTGAATTACATGCTCTACAATTACCTTGTTTACTTTCAACAGAAAACCGGGCAGAGGCTTGGCGGAAATGTCCCAGAATTTTAA
- a CDS encoding bestrophin family protein, with amino-acid sequence MISYNPKEWFSFIFRFHRGDTFKKLIPVMFGIGLYSAGIAYLELEYWQLSETSHVKNITIMHTMLGFVISLLLVFRTNTAYDRWWEGRKMWGALVNNSRNFALKLAVMLTESSDKEIMRRLIPAYAEILDKHLKNEDINHELFDDATLSKDHYSHKPNQLAKSIIGKINEFYLAGKITGDQLIVLNAEVQSFTDICGACERIKNTPIPYSYSAFIKKFIFFYVMTLPFGYVFQLGYYVVPVVVFIFYVLASLELIAEEIEEPFGNDPNDLPTAKIASNIKKNVEELLY; translated from the coding sequence ATGATTTCATATAATCCGAAAGAGTGGTTTTCTTTCATATTCAGGTTTCACCGCGGTGATACATTTAAAAAACTTATACCTGTAATGTTCGGAATTGGACTATATTCAGCAGGCATAGCTTATCTTGAGCTTGAGTACTGGCAGCTATCTGAAACCAGCCATGTAAAAAACATTACAATCATGCATACAATGCTGGGGTTTGTAATATCATTGCTGCTTGTTTTCCGTACAAATACAGCTTATGACCGCTGGTGGGAAGGCCGCAAAATGTGGGGCGCATTGGTAAATAACAGCCGCAATTTTGCATTAAAGCTGGCAGTAATGCTTACTGAAAGCAGTGATAAAGAGATTATGCGCAGGCTTATTCCTGCTTATGCTGAAATACTTGACAAGCATTTGAAAAACGAAGATATAAACCATGAACTTTTCGATGATGCCACACTTTCAAAAGACCATTATAGCCATAAGCCGAATCAGCTCGCTAAGAGTATTATCGGAAAAATCAATGAGTTTTATTTAGCAGGTAAAATAACAGGTGACCAGCTTATCGTACTTAATGCGGAAGTACAATCATTTACCGACATCTGTGGTGCTTGTGAACGAATTAAGAACACGCCCATACCCTACTCTTACAGTGCATTCATCAAGAAATTTATTTTCTTTTATGTGATGACGCTGCCTTTTGGGTATGTTTTCCAGTTAGGGTATTATGTAGTACCGGTAGTGGTCTTTATATTTTATGTGCTGGCAAGCCTGGAATTAATTGCCGAAGAAATTGAAGAACCATTTGGCAATGACCCTAATGACCTGCCAACGGCAAAGATTGCATCCAATATAAAAAAGAATGTAGAGGAACTTCTGTATTAA
- a CDS encoding CPBP family intramembrane glutamic endopeptidase — translation MVLKVIYELVKFLKKPDDSRIQLTPKEKIYFLLRLFVFNAVIFLAFLPLLVLVAEETESEFKRNTDYTEAIVAIGAILVMPVVEEFIFRYFLRYDRINPKLISLKKWNAVFPWLVYFSAITFGAIHLFNFSFSSNSWLLLPALVVPQFITGLVITFLRVRLNFYYGILYHMLWNFSFFMVIPFLVDLIPE, via the coding sequence ATGGTGTTAAAAGTAATTTATGAGCTGGTAAAGTTTCTAAAAAAGCCAGACGATAGCAGGATACAGCTAACGCCGAAAGAAAAGATATACTTTTTGCTGAGATTGTTCGTTTTTAACGCTGTGATTTTTTTAGCGTTTTTACCCCTTTTGGTATTAGTTGCAGAAGAAACTGAAAGCGAATTTAAACGTAACACAGATTATACCGAAGCAATAGTGGCTATAGGTGCGATCTTAGTGATGCCTGTTGTTGAAGAATTTATATTCAGATATTTTCTTAGATACGACAGAATTAATCCGAAATTGATTAGCTTAAAAAAATGGAATGCTGTCTTTCCATGGCTTGTTTATTTCTCAGCTATTACGTTTGGTGCAATCCACTTATTTAATTTTTCTTTTTCGTCAAATTCATGGTTGCTATTACCGGCATTGGTAGTCCCTCAGTTTATTACCGGTTTGGTAATAACTTTTTTAAGAGTCCGACTCAATTTTTACTACGGAATATTATACCATATGTTATGGAATTTCTCATTTTTTATGGTAATTCCTTTTTTAGTTGATTTAATACCTGAGTAA
- the rho gene encoding transcription termination factor Rho: MFEISELKEMKLPELQEIAKKANISKYRGLKKEELVYQILDHQAANPDKVVPLKEKAEEKVVADKPKRARISKDAPATEVIAPEAPAEIKNTERTPKKERIIIKKPAEAENVVPVAEQAQNEEPHENKVLPESKKNRDNRQEQKADNNDNRPKKRVLTEEERQAMIERANANNPNHPSYKHRDKLNNEGQPNQAKDSQSARENQPARENQPQRNAENQPKKQNYREPDYEFDGIIESEGVLEMMPDGYGFLRSSDYNYLASPDDIYLSTSQIRLFGLKTGDTVKGVVRPPKEGEKYFPLVKVLKINGHDPQVVRDRVSFEHLTPLFPEEKFNLAGRQSSVSTRIIDLFSPIGKGQRGMIVAQPKTGKTMLLKDIANSIAANHPEVYLIVLLIDERPEEVTDMQRSVRGEVIASTFDEPADRHVKVANIVLEKAKRLVECGHDVVILLDSITRLARAYNTVQPASGKVLSGGVDANALQKPKRFFGAARNIENGGSLSIIATALTDTGSKMDEVIFEEFKGTGNMELQLDRKIANKRIFPAIDLTSSSTRRDDLLLDEKTIQRMWIMRKYLADMNPVEAMDFINDRFKKTRNNEEFLISMND, encoded by the coding sequence ATGTTCGAAATTTCTGAATTAAAAGAAATGAAGCTGCCTGAACTTCAGGAAATTGCCAAGAAAGCCAATATCAGTAAGTACAGGGGTTTAAAAAAAGAAGAACTGGTTTACCAGATACTTGACCACCAGGCTGCAAACCCTGATAAGGTTGTACCGCTAAAAGAAAAAGCAGAAGAAAAAGTTGTTGCCGATAAGCCTAAGCGTGCAAGGATAAGTAAAGATGCTCCTGCGACTGAAGTGATTGCTCCTGAAGCGCCTGCAGAAATTAAAAATACAGAGCGTACGCCAAAAAAGGAAAGGATTATCATCAAAAAACCGGCTGAGGCTGAAAATGTTGTTCCTGTAGCTGAACAAGCGCAAAACGAAGAGCCGCACGAAAACAAAGTACTGCCTGAGAGCAAAAAAAATCGTGACAACAGGCAAGAGCAAAAAGCTGATAATAACGATAACAGGCCAAAGAAACGTGTACTGACGGAAGAGGAAAGGCAGGCTATGATTGAGCGTGCTAATGCCAACAACCCTAACCACCCGAGCTATAAGCATCGTGATAAGCTAAATAATGAAGGGCAGCCAAACCAGGCAAAAGACAGCCAGTCTGCAAGGGAAAATCAGCCGGCACGTGAAAACCAGCCGCAGCGCAACGCTGAAAATCAACCTAAAAAACAAAATTACCGCGAGCCAGACTATGAGTTTGACGGTATAATAGAAAGCGAAGGCGTACTGGAAATGATGCCAGACGGTTATGGCTTCCTGCGCTCAAGTGATTACAACTATCTTGCCTCTCCTGATGATATTTATCTTTCAACTTCACAGATACGCCTTTTCGGACTTAAAACCGGTGATACTGTAAAAGGTGTGGTACGCCCGCCAAAAGAAGGAGAGAAATATTTCCCGCTTGTAAAAGTGCTTAAAATAAATGGCCATGACCCGCAGGTAGTGCGCGACAGGGTTTCATTTGAACACCTTACGCCGCTTTTCCCTGAAGAGAAATTTAACCTTGCAGGCAGGCAGAGCTCTGTATCAACACGTATCATTGACTTGTTTTCGCCTATAGGTAAGGGCCAGCGCGGTATGATTGTAGCCCAGCCTAAAACTGGTAAGACAATGCTACTAAAAGATATAGCAAATTCAATAGCTGCCAACCATCCTGAAGTATATCTTATCGTTTTACTAATTGATGAACGGCCGGAAGAGGTTACCGATATGCAGCGCAGCGTAAGGGGAGAGGTTATTGCTTCAACTTTTGATGAGCCTGCCGACCGACATGTAAAGGTTGCCAACATCGTGCTTGAAAAAGCCAAGCGCCTTGTAGAATGCGGGCATGATGTAGTGATACTTCTTGACTCGATAACCCGTCTTGCACGTGCATACAACACAGTTCAGCCGGCATCGGGTAAGGTATTGAGCGGTGGTGTTGATGCCAATGCGCTACAAAAACCTAAGCGTTTCTTTGGTGCGGCTCGTAATATCGAGAACGGTGGCTCGCTTAGTATCATTGCTACTGCGCTTACCGATACCGGCTCTAAGATGGATGAGGTTATCTTTGAAGAATTTAAAGGTACCGGCAACATGGAGCTTCAGCTTGACAGGAAGATTGCCAACAAGCGTATTTTCCCTGCTATTGACCTTACATCATCAAGCACCAGGAGGGATGACCTTCTTCTTGATGAAAAGACAATACAGCGTATGTGGATCATGAGGAAATACCTTGCTGATATGAACCCAGTTGAAGCCATGGACTTCATTAACGACCGCTTTAAAAAGACGAGGAATAATGAGGAGTTCCTTATATCGATGAATGATTAA
- a CDS encoding DUF4293 domain-containing protein: protein MIQRIQSVYMFAALIASGVLPFVFPLWVTKSGMEYYFMLNLAFVVLFSFSTTLCIISIFTYKKRQKQFVMNRLNILLNLILLGLFIYQSLNLSGETDPEKVVSEKGIGMFLPIISIVFLSLANRAVKKDEDLVKSVDRLR from the coding sequence ATGATACAAAGAATACAGAGCGTTTACATGTTTGCGGCACTTATTGCCTCGGGTGTATTGCCTTTTGTATTTCCATTATGGGTAACCAAAAGCGGCATGGAGTACTACTTTATGCTCAACCTTGCGTTTGTAGTTTTGTTCAGCTTCAGCACCACGTTGTGCATCATCAGCATCTTTACTTATAAAAAGAGGCAAAAGCAGTTTGTAATGAACCGGCTGAACATATTGCTTAACTTGATTTTACTAGGCTTATTTATATACCAGTCACTAAATTTATCCGGAGAGACCGATCCTGAAAAGGTGGTTTCAGAGAAGGGTATTGGGATGTTTCTTCCTATCATTTCTATCGTTTTCCTCAGCCTTGCCAACAGGGCTGTAAAAAAGGACGAAGATCTCGTAAAATCTGTTGACAGGCTTAGATAA
- a CDS encoding metallophosphoesterase: MKKILLLSDTHSYMDGTILKYVKLADEVWHAGDIGDLKVTDAIKKEKPLRAVYGNIDNGEARLEFPLHNRFDCEGLDVWITHIGGYPGKYSPAIRSEITANPPGLFICGHSHILKVQFDQKLNLLHMNPGAAGISGFHQVRTMLRFEVEKGKVQNLEVIELGKRG, from the coding sequence ATGAAAAAAATCCTTCTGCTTAGCGATACCCACAGTTACATGGATGGTACTATATTAAAATATGTAAAGCTGGCTGATGAGGTTTGGCATGCAGGTGATATCGGTGACCTGAAAGTTACCGATGCCATCAAAAAAGAGAAGCCATTAAGGGCAGTTTACGGGAATATAGATAATGGTGAAGCAAGGCTTGAGTTCCCGTTGCATAACCGTTTTGATTGTGAAGGTCTTGATGTATGGATTACCCACATTGGCGGCTACCCGGGCAAGTACAGTCCCGCTATACGCAGCGAGATTACAGCAAACCCGCCGGGGCTGTTTATCTGCGGACACTCACATATACTCAAAGTGCAGTTTGACCAGAAGCTGAATCTGCTGCACATGAATCCCGGCGCGGCAGGCATATCAGGATTTCACCAGGTGCGTACTATGCTGCGATTTGAAGTAGAGAAAGGCAAAGTGCAAAACCTTGAAGTGATAGAGCTGGGGAAAAGGGGTTAA
- the truA gene encoding tRNA pseudouridine(38-40) synthase TruA, which produces MRYFIEFAYNGKNYCGWQYQPHSPSVQETLNKALSTLLRTQIEVVGAGRTDTGVHARQMFAHFDYGEVIDSDSLTQKLNSFLPKDIVVYRFIPLHDDAHARFDAVSRTYEYHIHTFKDAFDHEGSWYFFHKLDVDAMNEAAKILFEYSDFQCFSKTHTDVKTYICDIKKAYWAQNGSKLVFTITADRFLRNMVRAIVGTLVNIGLGKTSVEDLRKIIESGDRSNAGASVPAHGLYLTKVEYPYIKSR; this is translated from the coding sequence TTGAGATACTTCATAGAATTTGCTTATAACGGGAAAAATTACTGCGGATGGCAATACCAGCCTCATAGCCCGTCGGTACAGGAAACACTGAACAAAGCCCTATCTACCCTACTTCGGACGCAGATTGAAGTAGTTGGGGCGGGCCGTACCGATACAGGTGTTCATGCCCGCCAGATGTTTGCACATTTTGATTATGGTGAGGTTATAGACTCTGATTCGCTGACGCAAAAACTGAACTCTTTTTTGCCGAAGGATATCGTCGTGTACCGGTTTATCCCGTTACATGATGATGCCCATGCAAGGTTTGATGCTGTGAGCCGTACATATGAGTACCACATACATACTTTTAAAGATGCTTTTGACCACGAGGGCAGCTGGTATTTCTTTCATAAGCTGGATGTTGATGCCATGAACGAAGCCGCTAAAATACTTTTTGAATATAGTGATTTCCAGTGTTTTTCTAAAACACATACCGATGTAAAAACGTACATTTGCGACATAAAAAAAGCGTACTGGGCACAGAATGGCAGCAAGCTGGTGTTTACAATAACTGCCGACCGTTTCCTGCGGAATATGGTGCGCGCAATTGTAGGGACATTGGTAAACATCGGGCTGGGAAAAACATCTGTTGAAGACCTGAGAAAAATCATCGAAAGCGGAGACCGCAGCAATGCCGGCGCATCGGTCCCTGCACATGGGTTATATCTTACCAAAGTTGAATACCCTTACATTAAAAGCCGTTAG
- a CDS encoding ABC transporter ATP-binding protein, whose translation MKAKTSSSLKKVMHYAAPYRSRFAWVIVFAITLSIFAAVRPYLLKQTVDSYIVQKDSTGLLFYIMLMAGVLLLEVASQYYFTYWANWLGQDIVKDIREKLFRHIGAFRMKFYDNEPVGKLVTRTVFDIESIARIFSQGLFMIISDLLKMVVILGVMFYMNWKLTIIVLLAMPILVYATRIFQKKMKGAFEEVRTQVANLNTFVQERVTGMKIVQLFNREDIEYEKFKQINKKHNDAWLKNILYNSIFFPIADIISSLTLGFVIWYGGISIINGDNITTPGDLFAYTMFIPMLFNPLRQIADKFNELQMGIIASDRVFELLESEGQVQKNGTIEATHFKGNLEFKDIRFSYIDGEEVIKGINLAVPAGQTVAIVGSTGAGKSTIINLLNRFYEINSGTITIDGTNIDDFTLDSLRKQIGIVLQDVFLFADTILNNITLYDPNITREQVVAAARAIGVHDFINSLPGGYEYNVKERGVMLSSGQRQLIAFLRAYVSNPSILILDEATSSVDTYSEELIRNATEKITQGRTSIVIAHRLATVVNADKIIVMDKGRIVEEGRHYELINREQGYYKNLYYSQFAVESEG comes from the coding sequence ATGAAAGCCAAAACATCATCATCATTAAAAAAAGTAATGCACTATGCTGCCCCTTACCGCTCGCGGTTTGCCTGGGTTATAGTATTTGCCATCACACTCTCTATATTCGCTGCTGTACGTCCTTATTTACTTAAGCAAACAGTTGACAGCTATATTGTACAAAAAGACAGTACAGGACTGTTATTTTACATTATGCTCATGGCCGGGGTGCTTCTGCTTGAAGTGGCTTCGCAATACTATTTTACATATTGGGCCAATTGGCTCGGGCAGGATATCGTGAAAGATATCCGTGAAAAACTGTTTCGCCACATCGGCGCTTTCCGTATGAAGTTTTATGACAATGAGCCTGTGGGTAAGCTGGTTACGCGTACTGTTTTCGATATTGAGTCGATAGCACGCATCTTCAGCCAGGGATTGTTTATGATCATCAGCGATTTGTTAAAAATGGTGGTTATCCTCGGTGTCATGTTCTACATGAACTGGAAGCTTACCATCATCGTGTTGCTTGCCATGCCGATATTGGTTTATGCCACACGCATCTTCCAGAAGAAAATGAAAGGTGCTTTTGAGGAAGTCCGTACACAGGTAGCCAACCTAAATACCTTTGTGCAAGAGCGGGTTACAGGGATGAAGATTGTGCAGCTTTTTAACCGTGAAGATATTGAGTACGAAAAATTTAAGCAGATAAATAAAAAGCATAATGATGCCTGGCTGAAGAATATTCTTTACAACTCTATCTTCTTCCCTATTGCTGATATCATCTCGTCGCTAACCCTTGGTTTCGTAATATGGTACGGGGGTATTAGTATCATCAACGGCGATAACATTACCACACCAGGTGACCTGTTTGCCTATACCATGTTCATCCCGATGCTGTTTAACCCACTGCGCCAGATTGCAGATAAGTTCAATGAATTGCAGATGGGTATCATCGCATCTGACCGTGTGTTTGAATTGTTGGAATCTGAAGGCCAGGTACAGAAAAACGGGACAATTGAGGCAACCCACTTTAAAGGTAACCTTGAGTTTAAAGATATTCGCTTCAGCTATATTGACGGTGAGGAAGTAATCAAAGGGATTAACCTTGCTGTACCTGCCGGGCAAACCGTGGCCATCGTAGGCTCAACCGGTGCGGGTAAATCTACCATCATTAACCTGCTGAACCGTTTCTACGAGATCAACAGCGGAACTATTACTATCGATGGGACCAACATAGACGATTTTACCCTCGACAGCCTTAGAAAGCAAATAGGCATTGTGTTACAGGATGTATTCCTTTTTGCCGATACCATCCTCAACAATATCACCCTTTATGACCCCAACATAACCCGCGAACAGGTGGTTGCCGCGGCGAGGGCTATTGGTGTACATGACTTCATTAACAGCCTGCCGGGCGGTTATGAGTACAATGTAAAAGAACGCGGCGTGATGCTGTCGTCAGGCCAAAGGCAGCTTATAGCGTTCCTTAGGGCTTACGTGAGTAATCCGAGTATATTGATTCTGGATGAGGCGACATCTTCTGTTGATACCTACAGCGAAGAACTGATCCGCAACGCCACGGAGAAAATCACCCAGGGGCGGACTTCAATCGTCATAGCCCACAGGCTTGCAACGGTAGTAAACGCTGATAAGATAATCGTAATGGACAAAGGCCGGATTGTTGAAGAAGGCCGCCATTATGAGCTTATCAACCGTGAGCAGGGCTATTACAAGAATTTGTATTATTCACAATTTGCGGTGGAAAGTGAAGGATAA
- a CDS encoding TM2 domain-containing protein produces the protein MAPAKSIQPAATKRNKYIASLLALTVGIFGIHQFYLGNKKVGKEFLFTCIFIIPIILAFFQGIGLLFMSQQKFDEKYNMKHCIDCDEDLGIMSTETYCSDCAPSSSSEKLSFRSDDSDSEIYIDSKGNLVSRTRHKKEKPKIA, from the coding sequence ATGGCTCCAGCAAAATCAATTCAGCCCGCTGCAACAAAGCGTAACAAATATATAGCCTCGCTGCTGGCGTTAACCGTCGGAATTTTTGGGATACATCAATTTTACCTCGGCAACAAGAAAGTTGGGAAAGAATTTCTGTTCACTTGTATTTTCATAATCCCTATAATTCTTGCTTTTTTTCAGGGTATTGGGTTATTATTCATGAGTCAGCAAAAGTTTGATGAAAAATACAATATGAAACATTGTATTGACTGCGATGAAGATTTGGGAATCATGTCAACTGAGACATACTGCTCAGACTGTGCACCGTCTTCTTCATCAGAAAAATTGTCTTTCAGATCAGATGATAGTGATAGTGAGATTTATATCGATTCAAAAGGAAATTTAGTGAGCCGGACCCGACATAAAAAAGAAAAACCAAAAATCGCTTAA